In Pseudomonas sp. MM213, a genomic segment contains:
- a CDS encoding response regulator transcription factor, whose protein sequence is MKSAVIADDHPVVCTAVAMLLTQLGFKLIHKVSNGNEVFSAIRKHQPDLVVLDLMMPRLGGLEVLARIQASDERCRVLVFTGQDPRFYQDRCMRASARAYVSKANDLKHLHEAVLAVMAGYTYFAKLPSSSVSLSTMQLSEMERIDKLSDRELTIFRYLAEGLSNKEIAKLLNLSHKTISTYKTRLTEKLNVESKVHLRETAQRNGLI, encoded by the coding sequence ATGAAGTCAGCGGTAATAGCAGACGATCATCCGGTGGTGTGCACTGCAGTCGCGATGCTGCTTACACAGCTGGGATTCAAACTGATTCATAAGGTATCCAACGGCAACGAGGTCTTTTCAGCGATCCGTAAGCATCAACCCGATCTGGTGGTGCTGGATCTGATGATGCCCCGTCTCGGCGGGCTGGAAGTGTTGGCCCGCATTCAGGCCAGTGACGAGCGTTGTCGAGTACTGGTTTTCACCGGGCAAGATCCAAGGTTTTATCAGGACCGCTGCATGCGTGCCAGCGCCAGGGCTTATGTTTCCAAGGCCAACGACTTGAAGCATTTGCACGAGGCAGTGCTGGCGGTGATGGCCGGTTACACCTATTTCGCCAAGTTGCCGTCGAGTTCGGTGTCGTTGAGCACAATGCAACTCAGCGAGATGGAGAGGATCGACAAGCTCTCCGACCGTGAACTGACCATATTCCGGTACCTGGCCGAGGGATTAAGCAACAAGGAAATCGCCAAACTCTTGAACCTGAGCCACAAGACCATCAGCACCTACAAAACCCGTTTGACGGAAAAACTCAATGTGGAGTCCAAGGTTCACTTGAGAGAGACCGCCCAGCGTAACGGTCTGATTTGA
- a CDS encoding chemotaxis protein CheY — protein sequence MPNKALRILIADEQHFQRMRIERLFNQLDYYRVAPVQNLAELLTLTEYGGVPFDLVVINAALADGALDLRNFFLDHPQVHHALIYDGPPTPACGQQKVQVSDAALPDLACIQRLMATVDPQLPFVGTVISVR from the coding sequence TTGCCGAACAAAGCGTTACGTATCCTGATTGCCGACGAGCAGCATTTTCAGCGGATGAGAATCGAGCGCCTGTTCAACCAGCTCGATTATTACCGCGTGGCCCCCGTGCAAAACCTTGCCGAACTGTTGACCCTGACCGAGTACGGCGGCGTGCCTTTCGACCTGGTGGTCATCAATGCCGCGCTGGCGGACGGGGCCCTGGACCTGCGCAACTTCTTCCTCGACCACCCACAGGTTCACCACGCCTTGATCTATGACGGGCCGCCGACCCCGGCTTGCGGGCAGCAAAAGGTTCAGGTGAGTGATGCTGCGTTACCCGATCTGGCGTGCATTCAACGGCTGATGGCGACCGTTGATCCACAGCTACCGTTCGTCGGTACTGTCATTTCTGTCAGGTAG
- a CDS encoding MgtC/SapB family protein — translation MQALNNINLTSLVDTLVSLSAAFILGGLIGFERQYRQRTAGLRTNVLVAVGAAIFVDMANRLGGAEGAVRVVAYVVSGIGFLGAGVIMREEGNVRGLNTAATLWASAAVGACAGADLVLEALLGTLFVLAANTLLRPIVNNINRQPLDVISAEVTNIVYVIARRSQQKAVLALLEAELERSNYPASDVDVHAFGADEIEVEATLATTSVDGDELDALVARISTSTLVVQAFWSPSTTE, via the coding sequence ATGCAAGCACTCAACAACATCAACCTGACCTCCCTGGTCGACACCCTGGTCAGCCTCAGCGCGGCCTTCATCCTCGGTGGCCTGATCGGCTTCGAGCGCCAATACCGCCAACGCACCGCCGGCCTGCGCACCAACGTGCTGGTCGCGGTGGGGGCGGCGATTTTCGTCGACATGGCCAATCGCCTCGGCGGGGCCGAAGGCGCGGTGCGGGTGGTCGCCTACGTGGTTTCCGGCATCGGCTTCCTCGGTGCCGGGGTGATCATGCGCGAAGAGGGCAACGTGCGTGGCCTCAACACCGCGGCAACGCTGTGGGCTTCGGCGGCGGTCGGTGCCTGCGCAGGGGCCGATCTGGTCCTGGAGGCCTTGCTCGGCACGCTGTTCGTACTGGCGGCCAATACCTTGCTGCGGCCGATCGTCAACAACATCAACCGTCAGCCGCTGGATGTGATTTCGGCTGAAGTTACCAACATCGTTTACGTGATCGCCCGCCGTTCACAACAAAAAGCCGTGCTGGCGCTGCTGGAAGCGGAACTTGAGCGCAGCAATTACCCGGCGAGCGATGTTGATGTACACGCGTTCGGCGCAGATGAAATCGAGGTGGAGGCGACCCTCGCGACGACGTCCGTGGACGGCGACGAGCTGGATGCGCTGGTGGCGCGGATTTCGACATCGACGCTGGTGGTGCAGGCGTTCTGGAGTCCGAGTACGACGGAATAG
- the mgtA gene encoding magnesium-translocating P-type ATPase, whose amino-acid sequence MNLNLLKEFFAGFLRTRHIARHFRRLALLETFTDTTVSREVPPTLAQTLVSAANSDTGQLLHNLGSHTDGLSEAEADALRVQFGLNEVEHEQPLPWWTHLWHCYKNPFNLLLTLLAVISWLTEDMKAAIVIFSMVVLSTLLRFWQETKSNQAADALKAMVSNTATVMRRDALRTEVPIKQLVPGDLIVLSAGDMIPADCRVLSAKDLFVSQAAMTGESMPVEKFRHQQDSDTSNPLDLDNILFMGTNVVSGTAIAVILTTGNSTYFGALAQRVGATDRAPTSFQTGVNKVSWLLIRFMFVMAPLVLFINGFTKGDWTEALLFALSIAVGLTPEMLPMIVTSTLAKGAVFLSRKKVIVKRLDAIQNFGAMDVLCTDKTGTLTQDKIFLARNVDVWGNDSDDVLEMAYLNSYYQTGLKNLLDVAVLEHVEIHRELKVGTAFHKVDEIPFDFTRRRMSVVVAERGQPHLLICKGAVEEVLAVCTRVRHGERDEALSDELLARIRQVTASFNAEGLRVVAVAARPMIEGRETYSLADEQALTLIGYVAFLDPPKESTAPALKALAAHGVAVKVLTGDNELVTAKICREVGLEQQGLLMGNDIERMTDAELAVAVETTNVFAKLTPSHKERIVRLLKGNGHVVGFMGDGINDAPALRTADIGISVDSAVDIAKEAADIILLEKSLMVLEEGVLEGRRTFANMLKYIKMTASSNFGNVFSVLVASAFIPFLPMLPMHLLVQNLLYDISQIAIPFDNVDEEMLKQPQRWQPADVGRFMLFFGPISSIFDITTFALMWYVFDANTPDHQTLFQSGWFVVGLLTQTLIVHMIRTPKIPFLQSRAAMPLLVMTGIIMAVGIFLPMGPLAHYFKLQALPSLYFVFLPVILLAYMALTQAVKGFYIRRFGWQ is encoded by the coding sequence ATGAACCTGAACCTGCTCAAAGAATTCTTTGCCGGATTCCTGCGCACCCGTCACATCGCCCGACACTTCCGTCGCCTGGCGCTGCTGGAAACCTTCACCGACACCACGGTCAGCCGCGAGGTGCCGCCGACCTTGGCGCAAACCCTGGTGAGCGCCGCCAACAGCGACACCGGCCAACTGCTGCACAACCTCGGCAGCCACACCGACGGCCTGAGCGAAGCCGAAGCCGATGCACTGCGCGTGCAATTCGGCCTCAACGAAGTCGAGCACGAGCAACCGCTACCGTGGTGGACTCACTTGTGGCACTGCTACAAAAACCCGTTCAACCTGTTGCTGACATTGCTCGCGGTCATCTCGTGGCTGACCGAGGACATGAAAGCCGCCATCGTGATTTTCTCGATGGTGGTGCTCTCGACCTTGCTGCGCTTCTGGCAGGAAACCAAATCCAACCAGGCGGCCGACGCGCTCAAGGCGATGGTCAGCAACACCGCCACGGTGATGCGTCGCGATGCCCTGCGCACCGAAGTCCCCATCAAACAGCTGGTGCCGGGCGATCTGATCGTGCTCTCGGCCGGCGACATGATTCCCGCCGATTGCCGGGTGCTCAGCGCCAAGGACCTGTTCGTCAGCCAGGCGGCGATGACCGGCGAATCGATGCCGGTGGAAAAATTCCGCCACCAGCAGGACAGCGACACCAGCAATCCGCTGGACCTGGACAACATCCTGTTCATGGGCACCAACGTCGTGTCCGGCACGGCGATCGCGGTGATTCTGACCACGGGCAACAGCACCTATTTTGGCGCGCTGGCCCAGCGGGTCGGCGCCACCGATCGCGCGCCGACGTCGTTCCAGACCGGGGTCAACAAAGTCAGCTGGTTGCTGATCCGCTTCATGTTCGTGATGGCGCCGCTGGTGCTGTTCATCAATGGGTTCACCAAAGGCGACTGGACCGAAGCGCTGCTGTTCGCACTGTCGATTGCCGTGGGCCTGACCCCGGAAATGCTGCCGATGATCGTCACCTCGACGCTGGCAAAAGGTGCGGTGTTCCTGTCGCGCAAAAAAGTCATCGTCAAGCGCCTCGATGCGATCCAGAACTTCGGCGCCATGGACGTGCTGTGCACGGACAAGACCGGCACCCTGACCCAGGACAAAATCTTTCTGGCGCGCAACGTCGACGTCTGGGGCAACGACTCCGACGACGTGCTGGAAATGGCCTACCTCAACAGCTACTACCAGACCGGCCTGAAAAACCTGCTGGACGTGGCGGTGCTCGAACACGTCGAAATCCACCGCGAACTGAAAGTCGGCACGGCGTTTCACAAAGTCGACGAGATCCCGTTCGACTTCACCCGGCGGCGCATGTCGGTGGTGGTTGCCGAGCGTGGTCAACCGCATCTGTTGATCTGCAAAGGTGCGGTGGAAGAGGTGCTGGCGGTGTGCACGCGGGTGCGTCACGGCGAACGCGATGAAGCACTGAGCGATGAACTGCTGGCGCGGATTCGTCAGGTCACCGCCTCGTTCAATGCCGAGGGGCTGCGGGTGGTGGCGGTTGCCGCGCGGCCGATGATCGAGGGGCGCGAGACTTACAGCCTGGCGGATGAGCAGGCCCTGACGCTGATCGGCTACGTGGCGTTTCTCGATCCACCGAAGGAAAGCACCGCGCCGGCCTTGAAAGCGCTGGCCGCGCATGGCGTGGCGGTGAAAGTGCTGACCGGCGACAACGAACTGGTGACCGCGAAAATCTGCCGCGAAGTCGGCCTGGAGCAGCAAGGCCTGTTGATGGGCAACGACATCGAGCGCATGACCGACGCCGAACTGGCGGTGGCCGTGGAGACCACCAACGTCTTCGCCAAACTGACGCCGTCGCACAAGGAACGCATCGTCCGACTGCTCAAAGGCAACGGCCACGTGGTCGGGTTCATGGGCGATGGCATCAACGACGCCCCTGCGCTGCGCACCGCCGACATCGGCATTTCGGTGGACAGCGCCGTGGACATCGCCAAGGAAGCGGCGGACATCATCCTGCTGGAAAAAAGCCTGATGGTCCTGGAGGAGGGCGTGCTGGAAGGGCGGCGGACCTTCGCCAACATGCTCAAGTACATCAAGATGACCGCGAGCTCGAACTTCGGCAACGTGTTCTCGGTGCTGGTGGCCAGCGCGTTCATCCCGTTCCTGCCGATGCTGCCGATGCACCTGCTGGTGCAGAACCTGCTCTATGACATTTCGCAGATCGCCATTCCGTTCGATAACGTCGACGAAGAAATGCTCAAGCAACCGCAACGCTGGCAACCGGCGGATGTCGGGCGTTTCATGCTGTTCTTTGGCCCGATCAGTTCGATCTTCGACATCACGACGTTTGCCTTGATGTGGTACGTGTTCGACGCCAATACCCCGGACCACCAGACCCTGTTCCAGTCCGGCTGGTTCGTGGTCGGGCTGCTGACCCAGACGCTGATCGTGCACATGATTCGCACACCGAAGATTCCGTTCCTGCAAAGCCGCGCCGCCATGCCGCTGCTGGTGATGACCGGAATCATCATGGCCGTGGGGATTTTCCTGCCGATGGGGCCCTTGGCGCACTACTTCAAATTGCAGGCGCTGCCGTCGCTGTACTTTGTGTTTTTGCCGGTGATTCTGCTGGCGTACATGGCGCTCACCCAGGCGGTGAAGGGCTTCTACATCCGCCGGTTTGGCTGGCAGTAA
- a CDS encoding lysine N(6)-hydroxylase/L-ornithine N(5)-oxygenase family protein, with protein MTQAIASPIVHDLIGVGFGPSNLALAIALQERGPTQGELDVLFLDKQADYRWHGNTLVTQSELQISFLKDLVTLRNPTSPYSFVNYLKHHGRLVDFINLGTFYPCRMEYNDYLCWVAGQFAEQSRYGEEVLTIEPVLHNQQVEALRVISRDTQGQQHVRTARSVVVSAGGTPRIPEAFKALKDDGRVFHHSQYLAQMAKQPCVNNQPMSIAIIGGGQSAAEAFIDLNDSFPSVQVDMILRGSALKPADDSPFVNEVFSPEFTDLVFQQASSERERLVNEYHNTNYSVVDIDLIERIYGIFYRQKVSGIARHAFRTLTTIEKATATERGIELAVRNNATGEVTVRHYDAVVLATGYERQMHRKLLAPLEQYLGDFEVDRNYKLITDERCKAGIYMQGFCQASHGLSDTLLSILPIRADEIAGSLYEHGKHRGHGRSVVDLLLATAS; from the coding sequence ATGACACAGGCAATTGCATCGCCCATCGTTCACGACCTGATCGGCGTCGGTTTCGGCCCTTCGAACCTGGCGCTGGCCATCGCACTGCAAGAGCGCGGGCCGACCCAGGGCGAGCTGGATGTACTGTTTCTCGACAAGCAGGCGGACTATCGCTGGCACGGCAACACCCTGGTGACCCAGAGCGAATTGCAGATTTCCTTCCTCAAGGACCTGGTGACCCTGCGCAATCCGACCAGTCCGTATTCCTTCGTCAACTACCTCAAGCACCACGGTCGTCTGGTGGATTTCATCAACCTCGGCACCTTCTATCCGTGCCGCATGGAATACAACGACTACCTGTGCTGGGTCGCCGGGCAATTCGCCGAGCAGAGCCGTTACGGCGAAGAGGTGCTGACCATCGAGCCGGTGCTGCACAACCAGCAGGTCGAAGCGTTGCGCGTGATCTCCCGCGATACCCAAGGCCAGCAACACGTGCGCACCGCTCGTTCGGTGGTGGTCAGTGCTGGCGGAACACCGCGCATTCCCGAAGCGTTCAAGGCGCTGAAGGATGACGGTCGGGTGTTCCATCATTCGCAGTACCTGGCGCAGATGGCCAAGCAGCCGTGCGTGAACAATCAACCGATGAGCATCGCGATCATCGGCGGCGGGCAGAGCGCGGCGGAAGCCTTCATCGATTTGAACGACAGCTTCCCGTCGGTGCAGGTCGACATGATCCTGCGCGGCTCGGCGCTGAAACCGGCGGACGACAGCCCGTTCGTCAACGAAGTGTTCTCGCCGGAGTTCACCGACCTGGTGTTCCAGCAGGCGAGCAGCGAGCGCGAGCGTCTGGTCAACGAGTACCACAACACCAACTATTCGGTGGTGGACATTGACCTGATCGAACGCATCTACGGGATTTTCTATCGCCAGAAAGTCTCGGGTATCGCGCGTCATGCGTTCCGTACCCTGACCACTATTGAAAAAGCCACCGCCACCGAGCGCGGCATCGAACTGGCAGTGCGTAACAACGCCACCGGCGAAGTCACGGTTCGGCATTACGACGCGGTGGTACTGGCCACCGGTTACGAGCGCCAGATGCACCGCAAGCTGTTGGCACCGCTGGAACAGTATCTGGGCGATTTCGAGGTGGACCGCAACTACAAGCTGATCACCGACGAGCGCTGCAAGGCCGGCATTTATATGCAGGGCTTCTGCCAGGCGAGCCATGGTTTGAGCGACACCCTGTTGTCGATCCTGCCGATTCGCGCGGATGAGATTGCCGGGTCTTTGTATGAGCATGGCAAGCACCGTGGGCATGGCCGTTCGGTGGTGGACCTGCTGTTGGCGACTGCCAGCTAA
- a CDS encoding sigma-70 family RNA polymerase sigma factor, with protein MENYYRELVCFLNAKLGNRQVAEDVVHDAYVRVLERSSDTPIEQPRAFLYRTALNLVIDDHRRNALRQVESLEVLDNEERYFTPSPHNSLDHGQRLEMLQRALAELPRLCRESFLLRKIDGLSHPEIAERLGISRALVEKHIVNAMKHCRVRMRQWDAH; from the coding sequence TTGGAAAACTACTATCGCGAGCTGGTGTGTTTCCTCAACGCCAAGCTGGGCAACCGTCAGGTGGCCGAAGATGTGGTGCATGACGCTTATGTGCGGGTTCTGGAACGCTCCAGCGACACGCCGATCGAGCAGCCCCGGGCATTCCTTTATCGCACCGCGCTCAACCTGGTGATCGACGACCATCGGCGCAATGCCTTGCGTCAGGTCGAATCGCTGGAAGTGCTCGACAACGAAGAACGCTATTTCACCCCGTCCCCGCACAACAGCCTCGACCACGGCCAACGCCTGGAAATGCTCCAGCGTGCCCTGGCGGAATTGCCACGGCTATGCCGCGAGAGTTTCCTGCTGCGCAAGATCGATGGCCTGTCGCACCCGGAAATCGCCGAACGCCTGGGGATTTCCCGGGCGCTGGTCGAGAAGCACATCGTCAATGCGATGAAGCATTGCCGCGTGCGGATGCGCCAGTGGGATGCCCACTGA
- a CDS encoding efflux RND transporter periplasmic adaptor subunit has protein sequence MKRPRHTRRALLVALCLIPVIAVAAWQVIPPGRDKFATVQVSRGDIESSVTALGTLQPRRYVDVGAQASGQIQKIHVEVGDVIKEGQLLVEIDPSTQQAKLDAGRFSVENLKAQLEEQRAQHELARQKFQRQQNLKAGGATREEDVQTAQAELRATQARIDMFQAQIRQAQASLRSDQAELGYTRIYAPMSGTVVALDARVGQTLNAQQQTPLILRIAKLSPMTVWAEVSEADIGHVKPGMTAWFTTLSGGKRRWSSTVRQILPVPPKPLDQTSQGGGSPTSSSKSGSARVVLYTVLLDVDNADNALMAEMTTQVFFVSDQAKDVLTAPIAALQGGTQPNIQTAQVVAKNGRIEQRDVRTGISDRLRVQILDGLQEGDHLLIGPVDGSGG, from the coding sequence ATGAAACGTCCCCGACACACCCGACGCGCCCTGCTTGTAGCACTTTGTCTGATCCCCGTTATCGCCGTGGCTGCCTGGCAGGTCATCCCGCCCGGCCGAGACAAATTCGCCACCGTACAAGTCAGTCGGGGTGACATCGAAAGCAGCGTCACGGCGCTGGGCACCCTGCAACCTCGACGCTACGTGGACGTCGGTGCGCAGGCGTCCGGGCAGATCCAGAAGATCCATGTGGAAGTCGGTGACGTGATCAAGGAAGGCCAGTTGCTGGTGGAGATCGATCCGTCCACGCAACAGGCCAAACTCGACGCCGGGCGTTTTTCCGTGGAAAACCTCAAGGCGCAACTCGAGGAACAACGGGCACAGCACGAGCTGGCCCGGCAAAAGTTCCAGCGCCAGCAGAACCTCAAGGCCGGCGGCGCCACCCGCGAAGAAGACGTGCAAACTGCCCAGGCTGAACTGCGCGCCACCCAGGCACGCATCGACATGTTCCAGGCGCAGATCCGCCAGGCCCAGGCCAGCCTGCGCAGCGATCAGGCCGAACTCGGCTACACGCGCATTTACGCGCCGATGTCCGGCACCGTGGTCGCACTCGACGCCCGGGTCGGCCAGACCCTCAACGCGCAACAGCAAACACCGTTGATTCTGCGCATCGCCAAGTTGTCACCGATGACGGTCTGGGCCGAAGTCTCGGAAGCCGACATCGGCCACGTCAAACCCGGCATGACGGCCTGGTTCACCACCCTCAGCGGTGGCAAGCGGCGCTGGAGCAGCACCGTGCGGCAAATCCTGCCGGTGCCGCCCAAGCCTCTGGACCAGACCAGCCAAGGCGGTGGCAGCCCGACCAGTTCGAGCAAAAGCGGCAGCGCTCGCGTGGTGCTGTACACCGTGCTGCTCGACGTCGATAACGCCGACAACGCACTGATGGCGGAAATGACCACACAAGTGTTCTTCGTGTCCGACCAGGCGAAAGACGTGCTCACGGCGCCTATCGCTGCGTTGCAAGGCGGCACACAACCGAACATCCAGACCGCTCAGGTCGTCGCCAAAAACGGCCGCATCGAGCAACGCGACGTTCGCACCGGCATC